The Aspergillus fumigatus Af293 chromosome 7, whole genome shotgun sequence genome includes the window TTCACCCAGTCCAAGTATTTCAGGACAACCAGTGTCAGCCGCATCGATGCCAGGAAGTGTATTTGGATGAAGTGCGTCGACGCATCATCGACGCCAGTGATCGAGGGGTCAGGAAGATTAACAGCCCATGACCCTTCAGGGAGCAACGCTGGTTTACCAAATGAAAGACGAAAAAGGCAGTCGGTACGAAGAAGGTGCCAAAATTCGAATCGCATTCGATTTCGCTCTATCTCATTCCTATGTTGGAAGGACTCCCGCGGTGGACAGATGTGACCGTCAGGCCCTTTAGGGTCCCCGTCAATGGAGAAATATCCAAGAGCCCGAGCAATGCTGCAGGCGTGACCAAAGATCTTCCACGAGAGTTCACTATTGCAGCCTTCCAGCGCCATCGATGTCTATTAGGAATGGTCAGCGAGTGAAGCTCACAAAACAGTTTCGAGCTTATAATCACCATCAGATAAGCGGCAAACAGGTCCTCTGGGGTATTCTTTATCTGATCCAACCAGTCGTCCACCATTCCTATGCTTGTCTGGTAAATCGATCGTACCATGCCACCCCTTTGCACAGTGTTATCTGGATCCATCAATATCCCTTGGAGCAGCACATTGTAATAGATGAGCGTTGACGTAGCATCCAAGCTGACGTGACGTATCTCCAGTAAGTCCGGGATGCTTAAGAGAAAGCTCTTCTCCAAAGGTATTCGAAACCCCTCAAATTGATATGACTCATAGTACACTGGAGGATCAATTAGAGAATCGAAGGTCATTCAATGATAGATGGCAACGAACATTTTACCCATTTCTTCGCTTGTTCTTTTGACAATTGTGGGGGAACCGACccgtctctttcttttttgtcCTGTAGGCGTGAGACCTCCGACACTGCAGCTTCTATCACATTAATGCAAGCTTCGCTTTTGAAAACCCGAGATTGCACATGTTGTAGTAGACAGAAGACGTTCGACGTAAGCAGCAACTTGTCTTTGTCATCCCTAATTCCATTCAAGATGCTATGCACAACGTCTCGTCCGCTGGGGACAAGCGACTGGTCTTCGTCCATCAGGTCGGGACCTAATGACGACCTTGGGCCATCAATGTCCGAGTCGCCCGAGGACACAGACATCGAACGAGACACATCTAGGGTGTCTGCAACTTGGCCAATCTTGCAATGATTTTCCAAGCGTTCTAGACGCCTGAGTATTTCCTGAAGAATCTGTTTATCATGGAGGCCACTGATGCATGTAAGCCATGTGGTGTAAAGGCCCCGGATAATTGGAGTATGGACCAACCGTCTATTTTTAGATCGTGTTTTTCGCGGCAAATATGTACATTGTGCACCGACAGCTTCGCATCTGTCGCACCGAGGCTCAACTCTATTGCATCGGATCTAGACTGTAGGTCAATATGAGCTCTGGACGGGAAACATTGATTGAGATCGACACCTTCTTGGCCTGACAACGTGTGCACTAAACCTCGCTTAGCTCCAGAAGACGTAGTCAGAATCACAAATTACATACAGACATGCGCTTGGGTGGGTTTTCTGAAGGCATCGCTGTTCCAGACTATCAGGAGGTTGGAGGGAGGCAAGAAAGCGAGCGGGGAATTTGCAGAGTCCGAAAGCCCGACAGCACATGATCTTAGTGCCTCAGGTGCCCGGACTTCCAGAAATCCCCGAATGTCCGGCCTCATATTCCTCTCTGGAGTATCCTTTTAAGctcatcattattattacccTCCCCACTGATGCTACCATTTTGTCATATAGGGAACGTGCTATGCTTATCTCGAAGTTTACCAGGGTAATAGAGGGCAAAtttcttcaccttcccccCTTCACCCTCCACATATAACGCCGATGCTGCCTGGAACGCCAAGTCTTTCCCTTTTTGGGAAACTCGTATTCAAACTCCTGCTCTAATTTTTGACGACGTATCTATTATTTAACGACATTCTCATCCTTTGTTATCTATACTTTCCAATGGCTTCTCGTCCGCCAACTATTCCCACCGTACTCCAAAATGGGTAGATCTGAAGATGGCCCTGCAGCAAGTGCGACCGACAAACAAGCAGTGccggaagaacaagaaaagagcGAAAGCAAAAATGATGGAAAGCCCACGGAGACTGTGTCGCTGGGCAATTATTTCGTACGAAGGGTCTCCCCGGATTGCTTGCAATGCCACTGACGAGACAGCAGAGAGCCCTTTCCTACGCAACCGGGAAAGATCGTCTTGTATTAACCGTGGCTTTGATATCAGCTATTGCGTCCGGTGTGGTATGTTACTACAGAGCTGCATCGGAAAAGACATAACCTTATAACTCATATCTTCAACCAGCCTTTACCCCTGATGAACATTGTGTTTGGGAACCTTGTTGGTGAATTCAATGGATACTTTATGCCCGGCACAACCGTCACCGAAGCGCAATTCAAAGCGTCCGTCAACAAGTTGAGGTATGAAGGCCAAAAGAGACTTGTTGCTCATGTGCTGAGTTCAGACAGTCTGTACATTGTGTACCTGTTCATAGCGAAATTCTGCTTGACATACTTCGCCATGGTAGGTGGGGACTTCAAAGAGAACGATGGATATATACTCACCATTGCAGTTCTGTTTTCGCGTCACCGGTCTTCGCGTATCAGCTGTTATTCGACTGGAATACGTCCAGGCCCTCTTCTCCCAGCCGATCAGTAAAGTGGACCAAGTCTCGGTGGGCACAGTCACGAATACCATCACGACGCTGTCCAATACAATCCAGCAGAGCATATCGGACAAGCTCGCCATTCTTTTCCAATCCCTCGCCCTGTTACTCGCAGCATTCATCATCGCGTTCAAGTATTCGTGGGCCTTGACTCTCGTCACAAGTTCTGCGCTGCTTTTCGTGGTTGTCGGCTGCAGTGTGACTCTACCATTCATGACAAAAATTCAACAGAAGATTGACAAGGCAGATGAGAAGCATTCCTCAATTGCGGCGGAAGTATTTGGGTCTATTCGGACTGTTATTTCTCTCGGTGCCCAGGAAAGCCTTTCCAAAAGATACACCACCTGGGTGGAAGAAGCACGAAAACGTGGAAATGGGCTGTCTCTTATCTTCGGCATCCACTTTGCTTTGGTGTTCTTTGCTCTGTACGCTAGCTTTTCCCTCGCCTTCTGGTTTGGTTTAAAGCTATACAGGGAGGGCCATATCGGGGAGATCAATACAGTCATCACGTATGTATATCCCCCCGCTTCTATTCCCCAGCTTGACCAACTTCTAATTAAACCGACAGAGTGTTCTTCTCGGTCATGATTGTGGTAAGTGTGTTAGGGAATATTGCATCGCCCCTGATCATCGTGTCCAAAGCCGCCAGCGCTGCGGGCTCTTTCTTCGAGTTGATCGATTCCGAAAAGGTAGATTCCGGGGGCCTTCGAGAACCGGATGCCTCAGCCCATGTCGATATAATCTTTCGAGATGTGCGCTTCACGTACCCTACACGACCAGACGTGCCTGTTCTCAAGGGGCTAGACATTCGGTTTCAAAATGGGAAAACAACCGCATTGGTCGGTCCCTCTGGCTCGGGGAAAAGCACCATCGTTGCCCTGATAGAACGATGGTATCAGTTGGCGATGAGTCCAGAAGACCAGAACCAAGGGAGTATCTACGTTGGGCCGCATGATATCAACAGTCTGGACCTGAAATGGTGGAGATCGCAGATTGGGCTCGTCCAGCAGGAGCCTTTCCTTTTCAATGATACCATCTTCAACAATGTTGCATTTGGCCTTATCGGAACACAGTGGGAAAAGGAGCCTGACAGTGTGAAGAAAGAACTGATCGAGAAGGCCTGTAGAGAGGCCTTTGCGGAGGAATTCATCCAGCGTTTACCAGAAGTATGTTGGTCTGTGGAATAGCGAGGCATATCTGACTGTGACAGGGTTATGCCACCATTGTGGGACAGAACGGTATCAAATTGAGTGGCGGTCAGCGACAGCGCCTTGCTATCGCTCGGAGCATCGTGAAAGAACCGAAGATCTTGATATTGGACGAGGCGACGAGTGCTATCGACGTTCGTGGCGAGAAGATCGTACAGGCAGCCCTTGATAGGGTTTCCAGAAACCGCACAACCATAATGATTGCTCATCGGCTGTCCACAATTCGACGAGCAGATCATATCGTTGTTATGAAAGGAGGCGTGAATGTCGAAGAGGGAACACACGAGGAGCTCCTCCAGCGAGAGGGTGGAGTATACCGAGACCTTGTCAATGCTCAGAGGCTTGAGCTGTTGGCAGAAGAGGACAGCCACACAGGTAACGCGGTGCTCGAGTTGCAAGATGAGGCCCAGTCTCCCACCATGTCTGTTCAAGAGAAATTGCAGGATGAAGATAACACCCAGGACAAAAATCGGGGGTTTATTAGGACTATTGGGCTGGTATTGTATGAACAACGTGCGCGGTGGCCGTTGTACGTGGCGGTCCTCATCAGCACAGCTGGGGCTGGAAGTAAGTTAATCTCTGACGCTTCATGAGATTGAGCTaagattttctttttttacCGAAAATAGCGGCTTTTCCACTTCAGAGCTGGTTATTCGCAAAGCTTATCGAAGTGTTTCGGTTTACGGGCCAAAAGCTGGTTGATGCCGCCAATTTTTGGGCCTTGATGTTCTTTCTCCTCGCGCTCGCTGTTGGGGTTCTCTACTCTACGGTGGGATTCACTGCCAATTCCCTCTCGGTGGTAGGTACATACGTCCCATCTGTACTGCTCACGCTAACTCAAATTAGAGGATATCCGAGGCTTGCCGAAAGGAGTATTTTCAGAACATCCTTGCGAAGCCTATACCATTTCACGATTTGAGCGAAAACGCTTCTGGCTCCATTGTTTCCCGACTCGCCACCGACCCAAAGCAGGTTCAAGAGCTTATCGGTCTCAATGGTGCATTCCCCCTCATTTCAACATTTAGTATGATAGGTTGTATTGCGATTGCCTTTTCCTTTGGATGGAAGCTGAGCCTGGTGACGGTGTTTGCCGCCTTACCATGCACATTCCTGGCTGCCTTTATGCGCATCAGATATGAACTGCAGTTCGAGGCAATGAATGCCGCGGTTTACGCAGGAAGTTCGCAGTTTGCAGCGGAAGCCATTGATGCATTTCGGACCGTTTCATCCTTGAC containing:
- a CDS encoding transcription factor domain-containing protein — translated: MSVSSGDSDIDGPRSSLGPDLMDEDQSLVPSGRDVVHSILNGIRDDKDKLLLTSNVFCLLQHVQSRVFKSEACINVIEAAVSEVSRLQDKKERDGSVPPQLSKEQAKKWVKWPDGHICPPRESFQHRNEIERNRMRFEFWHLLRTDCLFRLSFGKPALLPEGSWAVNLPDPSITGVDDASTHFIQIHFLASMRLTLVVLKYLDWVKAESNQNAATYDSWLDDLITEVETIMADWNVEELISNAKNLIDTWFCADILFAGYRIIIVLSQAKNCNRDSYHLPRHTVDLARKSLKVFQSLMGPTVGSFWGIR
- the abcE gene encoding ABC transporter ATP-binding protein, which translates into the protein MGRSEDGPAASATDKQAVPEEQEKSESKNDGKPTETVSLGNYFRALSYATGKDRLVLTVALISAIASGVPLPLMNIVFGNLVGEFNGYFMPGTTVTEAQFKASVNKLSLYIVYLFIAKFCLTYFAMFCFRVTGLRVSAVIRLEYVQALFSQPISKVDQVSVGTVTNTITTLSNTIQQSISDKLAILFQSLALLLAAFIIAFKYSWALTLVTSSALLFVVVGCSVTLPFMTKIQQKIDKADEKHSSIAAEVFGSIRTVISLGAQESLSKRYTTWVEEARKRGNGLSLIFGIHFALVFFALYASFSLAFWFGLKLYREGHIGEINTVITVFFSVMIVVSVLGNIASPLIIVSKAASAAGSFFELIDSEKVDSGGLREPDASAHVDIIFRDVRFTYPTRPDVPVLKGLDIRFQNGKTTALVGPSGSGKSTIVALIERWYQLAMSPEDQNQGSIYVGPHDINSLDLKWWRSQIGLVQQEPFLFNDTIFNNVAFGLIGTQWEKEPDSVKKELIEKACREAFAEEFIQRLPEGYATIVGQNGIKLSGGQRQRLAIARSIVKEPKILILDEATSAIDVRGEKIVQAALDRVSRNRTTIMIAHRLSTIRRADHIVVMKGGVNVEEGTHEELLQREGGVYRDLVNAQRLELLAEEDSHTGNAVLELQDEAQSPTMSVQEKLQDEDNTQDKNRGFIRTIGLVLYEQRARWPLYVAVLISTAGAGTAFPLQSWLFAKLIEVFRFTGQKLVDAANFWALMFFLLALAVGVLYSTVGFTANSLSVRISEACRKEYFQNILAKPIPFHDLSENASGSIVSRLATDPKQVQELIGLNGAFPLISTFSMIGCIAIAFSFGWKLSLVTVFAALPCTFLAAFMRIRYELQFEAMNAAVYAGSSQFAAEAIDAFRTVSSLTMEDAILDRYTQLLREQQKKAFRKARYATLIFAFSDSVELCAMALTFWYGGQLLASREYQPTSFFVIFMAIIQGGQSAGQFFSFASNFAQAAASANRILNSRPQSDELGAASIEKQQLVRSGDLTGATVEFHDVSFRYASQDVPLFTGLNVSIQSGQFVAFVGPSGCGKTTVISLLERFYSPSQGTITFNGEDIRTLEMTSYRRELSLVAQEPRLFEGSIRENITLGLDQSEFTEEELIQACKDAEIHDFITSLPEGYATELGIKAQTSLSGGQRQRLCIARALLRKPSLLLLDEATSSLDSQSEKVVQGAMERLAQKRSLTIVAVAHRLATIQKADTIYVFGTAHAGQASRIVEQGTHQELLRAKGTYWQMVSSPRFLT